In the Magnolia sinica isolate HGM2019 chromosome 15, MsV1, whole genome shotgun sequence genome, one interval contains:
- the LOC131226971 gene encoding uncharacterized protein LOC131226971: MGSNEVVTRVECGCCGMWEECTIGYIGWVEERFSGTWVCSLCEEAIKDKQVRLGVGIKAALRLHATFMEAANVDPTVQIVRSKIELLKKFMSSNSSKERIINSL, translated from the coding sequence ATGGGCAGCAATGAGGTAGTAACAAGGGTTGAATGTGGGTGCTGTGGCATGTGGGAGGAGTGCACCATAGGCTACATTGGGTGGGTCGAGGAGCGGTTCAGTGGCACGTGGGTGTGCAGCCTGTGCGAAGAGGCGATCAAGGACAAGCAGGTCCGGCTCGGAGTGGGCATCAAAGCGGCGCTGCGGCTCCATGCCACGTTCATGGAGGCTGCGAATGTCGACCCCACAGTCCAGATTGTGCGGTCCAAGATCGAGCTGCTCAAGAAGTTCATGTCCTCCAATTCTTCTAAGGAGAGAATCATTAATAGCTTATAG